A genomic stretch from Ooceraea biroi isolate clonal line C1 chromosome 3, Obir_v5.4, whole genome shotgun sequence includes:
- the LOC105275423 gene encoding acanthoscurrin-1 — MKTLFISFALCAIVAAAPRERREAIWPGQGFYGGHGAYGGHGAYGGHGGYGGHGGYGAHGAYGGIGYGGGHGVTLAGPLLGATSVVGPHVGATAVSAPAIGPARLSGSMAGPVHVSGAVAGPAVVTPSVAGPAHVEGYGGAYDGGYGGGYGGGYGGGDYGGYGYAAGPAYGYAGYAGGHGGHGVVVTGPATHGAVLAGPHSGTAAVSGPHAGSVVIAGPSGKITAHGSGYGAGIHAGLGHGHGHW; from the exons ATGAAGACCCTC TTCATCTCGTTCGCCCTGTGCGCCATTGTTGCCGCGGCACCTCGTGAACGACGAGAAGCTATCTGGCCCGGTCAGGGATTCTATGGGGGTCATGGAGCTTACGGTGGTCACGGAGCTTACGGTGGTCACGGAGGTTACGGTGGTCACGGAGGTTACGGTGCCCACGGAGCTTACGGTGGTATAGGCTACGGAGGTGGACACGGGGTGACCCTTGCTGGACCATTGCTAGGAGCGACGAGCGTCGTGGGTCCACACGTAGGTGCCACCGCCGTTTCCGCTCCAGCGATAGGTCCGGCTCGATTATCCGGATCAATGGCTGGTCCTGTTCATGTGTCAGGCGCCGTTGCTGGCCCAGCTGTCGTGACGCCATCGGTCGCTGGTCCAGCGCACGTGGAAGGATACGGTGGTGCATATGACGGAGGATATGGTGGAGGCTATGGTGGTGGCTATGGTGGAGGTGATTATg gaggTTACGGTTACGCAGCTGGTCCTGCTTATGGTTATGCAGGATACGCCGGCGGTCACGGAGGGCACGGAGTGGTTGTAACCGGACCAGCTACCCACGGCGCGGTTCTGGCCGGACCTCATTCCGGAACCGCGGCTGTTTCTGGACCGCACGCTGGCTCGGTGGTGATTGCCGGTCCCTCCGGAAAGATCACGGCTCACGGAAGCGGTTACGGCGCCGGCATCCACGCCGGACTTGGCCACGGCCATGGTCACTGGTAA
- the LOC105275424 gene encoding cuticlin-2 produces the protein MYIPILLVAALSVATAAPSGYLGHGLGAALAGPILGPAALAGPANGPSVLAGPVVGPARISGAVDGGAVVTGSVAGPSLVSGSVAGHTGVVGPAFGYAAPGLGWPAYGGLGAVLAGPAVGPAALSGPIAAPALIAGPSGSIAAGHGGLGGIIRGYAPGHW, from the exons ATGTACATTCCGATTCTTCTCGTAGCGGCTCTGTCGGTGGCAACCGCGGCACCATCGGGTTACCTGGGCCACGGCTTGGGTGCCGCGCTAGCTGGTCCCATCCTGGGACCTGCGGCCCTCGCTGGACCCGCTAACGGGCCATCCGTACTCGCCGGGCCGGTGGTCGGACCCGCGCGCATATCCGGTGCCGTCGACGGCGGTGCTGTTGTCACTGGCTCTGTTGCTGGACCGTCGCTCGTTTCCGGCAGTGTTGCTGGACACACGGGAGTGGTCGGCCCAGCTTTCGGTTATGCCGCACCAGGCTTGGGATGGCCAGCTTACG GCGGATTAGGAGCAGTGCTTGCTGGCCCTGCTGTAGGTCCAGCAGCTCTCTCCGGACCCATCGCAGCCCCGGCTCTGATCGCCGGGCCATCCGGTAGCATCGCTGCTGGCCATGGTGGACTAGGAGGTATCATTCGTGGATATGCACCTGGACACTGGTAA
- the LOC105275438 gene encoding uncharacterized protein LOC105275438, whose protein sequence is MKCLIFVATIVVVVSASPERQRRSVGWSWGHNGAVVLGTLRNSIAVAGPVAPAATVVAPISPSVAVVGPAAGSAAVIEPIGGHTAVVGPSAGLAAIVGPIASSATVVQWSSCRISGNCRRCCSSSVAAGHAGSVVAPVVTNGLVVKSIW, encoded by the exons ATGAAGTGCCTG ATTTTTGTCGCCACCATAGTGGTAGTTGTTTCGGCCAGTCCAGAACGTCAACGTCGCTCCGTCGGCTGGAGTTGGGGACACAATGGTGCAGTGGTCCTGGGTACTTTAAGAAACAGCATTGCTGTTGCAGGACCTGTTGCACCTGCGGCTACGGTGGTTGCACCAATCTCACCTTCCGTGGCTGTTGTCGGACCCGCTGCGGGTTCTGCAGCTGTGATTGAGCCCATTGGTGGCCACACAGCTGTAGTCGGACCGTCGGCTGGTTTAGCAGCGATTGTTGGACCTATCGCGAGTTCTGCCACAGTAGTTCAGTGGTCCAGCTGCCGGATCAGCGGCAATTGTAGGCGCTGCTGCag CTCTAGCGTTGCGGCTGGACATGCGGGATCGGTGGTCGCACCAGTAGTTACTAATGGACTTGTGGTCAAATCCATCTGGTAA
- the LOC105275425 gene encoding uncharacterized protein LOC105275425 — translation MGARNILFAIFLTIVSTNVIKAAVITKLLEEEALPRFINSIASSFPEFGQFSHNVASSAATAASRAFGGFKTYVGGLCNGLRDMDIPPRFNLLRCFVNEDLLSRFAHPTIGVNEGSAASSAAAASATGDAPGGAVVPHLVPVPRFRRVSETGAVGSDGALATGAHGSVIALGN, via the exons ATGGGTGCAAGAAACATTCTGTTTGCGATCTTCTTGACGATAGTTTCTACAAAC GTGATAAAAGCAGCAGTGATAACGAAATTGTTAGAAGAGGAAGCTCTTCCTCGTTTTATAAATTCTATAGCGAGCTCCTTCCCTGAATTCGGTCAGTTTTCCCATAATGTTGCCTCATCAGCGGCCACTGCAGCATCACGCGCTTTCGGCGGTTTCAAGACCTACGTCGGTGGCTTGTGTAACGGTCTCAGAGATATGGATATCCCACCCAGATTTAATCTCCTGCGTTGCTTCGTTAATGAGGATTTACTCTCACGTTTTGCGCATCCTACTATTGGTGTGAATGAGGGATCCGCTGCGTCGAGCGCAGCGGCAGCGTCTGCAACTGGAGATGCTCCCGGTGGCGCCGTTGTACCGCATCTGGTACCAGTACCACGTTTTAGACGTGTTTCAGAAACGGGAGCTGTTGGCAGCGATGGTGCTTTAGCCACTGGAGCTCACGGTTCTGTTATAGCTCTCGGAAACTAG